In Salvia miltiorrhiza cultivar Shanhuang (shh) chromosome 4, IMPLAD_Smil_shh, whole genome shotgun sequence, the DNA window ataaaatttatattctgGAGACTGCCGCCGCATTGGATCTCATGTCATGTtcatttaatcatttcataTTTTCCCTGTACAAATTACAAATGAAGAATAgcagaaaatttaaaaaaaaaattgcaaaaaatttGATATGCGGGTATCTTAATACTCGGGTCGAGTACCCACATcaggtattagggtacccgacaaAATGTAGCGGGTCGAGGTCTTGTTTCAACTTAGCTTCAAAATCGGGGGTCGGGTACCCCTAAAATCGGGTAGGGTACCCTCCCTGCCCCAGAGACGGAGATAGGGGGGTGGCTGGTAGTGGCCACCGCCCccctcaaaattttaaatttttctatgtatatatatatgcataaatatataaatgtatataaatatttatttaaatatatatgtgtatataatttttttagtggcCCATTCTATGATCGAGCCCAATATAATTTATACTTAAAATCCAATTTAATAAGTTGAACTAAACaaaattcatttaataaaatatagtgAAACTTGGTTATACAAAAattgatttgcttgttatattcactcatatatacttaaggataatcgtgttatttaaaactatataatctatgaaaatattgttcattattattattactattattattatacttgtcttttaatagaaaatgtatgaaatgcccaaaaaaaaaattgtttgttatttagattatgcttgtcttttaataaaaaaatgcctaaaatatatgaaatgttcaaattttttttttttaatgtattgaaactaatttgtaatatattgaaactatataatctatgaaaatgttgtttgttattattattattattattattattattatgcttgtattttaataaaaaaaatgtcttaaatatacggaagcccaaaaaaaaaattctcgggggCGACCCCGTAGTaaattcagcccccccccccccccccccccccgaacttaattcctggctccgttcCTGCCCTGCCCCGAATAGACACCCCTACATAGAAATATGGTAGTTCAAATGAGATCAAATATTCATGACATTATACGTGAATTTATTTCCGAGAGTTTGAATTAATCCACAAATTAAATAGCGAAGATTCTATTTTTCTTAAACTCATATTTtttcaaaacaaattcaaaaattataataaCAACTTCCACAGTACATACTTGTACAGAGGCAGCACCTTAATgtagccaaaaccttttagttATAGGAAATTTtagccatacaaataaaaatatagaaataataGCATTTCTGACTAAAATATCTTTTTAGTGTGTAaatagtgtaaaatacactattacacactttgtATAACACACTTTTACGTTATTACACACTGTTGTGGAAAAGTGTGTgatagtgtaaaatacactattacacgatttttgcGATTGTCAtacgatttttgaaaaagtgtgtaacagtatataattttacactgttacataCTTTTTCgcaattacacacttttacaaaaaagtgtgtaacaatatTAAGGGTATAATTATGCATTTACATTAAAAAGGGctaatttttccatttttttatttggatggacaatttttccttttcttatacaAGAACGGCTAATTGAGCTCATTAACTCTACTTTGTATATGCAATCCAAATACCCAATATTAAAAAATCAGATAAGATGTGAAGAATGCGAAATAATTTATCCAACATAAATCAACATTTTCCGAATCATACCAATTTTAGGATGCTACATATTCGAACTTGTTAACGTCGTCACCAGATTAAATCAATGTGAGCATAAGTTGAATCTTAATTATATACTTAATTCATATTACTCTTACACGTATATATAATCTTTGTCATTTTTTTCTGGCTAGCTTGAGCTTGAATCGAGTTAGAAGCAAATTTCACCGTTTCATTACAAGTGAAAGTAGCACTGTAAATTAAAATACTCCATATATCTCGATGAGAATACATAAACGCAGACGGATTTCACTGACTCGATAAATTAAGAAACCGACTCAATACAGAACTAACAGTGATGGGAAAGTTTTACTTTTTTACCCCACGGTAAAATAGAACTAGCCCACTGGGCCCcaaaaactatttatttttactGATCATAATATTTATTCTGTAACAAACACAACGTAGACTCCTCCTGCAAAATGGTCTCctccaaattcaaattcaccTCACCCTGCACCACAACAACAGCACCAATTAATATTCACGTCACTAAATTCCAAATTgactagaaaataaaaataaaaatactatatagtattattaattTCTATTCATTGATAAAACATCTGAATTAGCCTGCGTGCATGTGGATAAGTtgtaactcaaaatatttttttttattaatgcaTGGCGTGTTTACATTTTAGACACGAAAACGACGTAAAACACTTACTTAGTGCAGTCAGTGGAAGGGCTAATCTGGTAGGGGATGTTAACATTGCATTGCTTAGGAAGTCCGGCGGCCTTGCTGAGGTTGATGTTGCCGGAGGTGGCGGCGAGGGATTTCAGGCAGTTGCATGCCGCCTGGCGGTCGGGGGTGGACCGGGCGGCGCCGTACAGTCCCTTAACTCCATTGCAGCACCCGCCAAGTGGGCCTCTGTTGGTCACATATGGGAGGCACGGTGACAAGTATGAGATCACCGAGCCGCAGCCTAGCGCCGCCTCGGCACCCGGTGCGGCCGCCGCCACCATCACGGCGGCGATGAGGGCCACGCACATTGCCTTGGTCATTGCAGCCATGATCGATgtgatataaattttttttttcagtgaaGGAAAATGTTGATGAGTGAGATGATTTTGGGTGTGTGGTGATGGGGTTTATATAGGAAAAAATTGTGGTgcgatttaatttaatttggagtAAAAGTTAGAATTATTTGgggaaaagaaatagaaaaggTAGTTGGGTGGAATTAATGCTGCGTGTAATTGGGAGTGCAAATTCATGAAGGATAAGTCCAATTTTGAGGCCCTCACATTGAATCAAATGTAatttagttaaaaaaaataaaacataaaaaaatttcaaatgTGTGACAGTATTAGTGTGTGGAAATTGTTACGTGTTAGGCTTTTGTGCACCGCTCGTGGTgcaaataattatttgtgggCAGcctaaaaaatagaataaatagtATATAATGATTGTGTGTGGGGTAAAAGTCATAATTCTTGGCATTTCATGTTAGGCAAACAAACTTGCGACTATggtcttattttttaaaatcttatgTCGgtgcaaaataataaaaaatgagtaaaaagaaaattgaataaATAGAAAACAGAAGATGATGGCCGCACATGAATTACCATGTGTATGTCGATGCAGGATTCAGTTTTAGGTGAGGATGAAATAAATACAAATTTAACTGTAGTAAAATGTGAATTTTTTCCATTTATGCcctttcaatttcttttttagTTAACACGTCGGACATTTTATATAGAAGAATGaccaacaaaataattaaataagtatgaatatgaatatgaatatgaatatgaatatgaatatgaatatgaatatgaatatatggcatgtgtttgtttggtggtaATATGGTTAATAGTTACGATTAAAGATATCATATTCGAGTTCATTGGCAcacaatatttaaattatttgtttatttataaaaaaatatatgaattatatttaaatttatttatttatttacaaaaaatgtGAATCTGatgaatatttgaatttgtttatTTCATATGTGGAAAACAATCCATTAATGAAAATTGTGTCATCGGAAGTTTCGAAAAGAATTTATGcgtttataaattataattgcaAATCTGAACTAGATCGTGCCGGTGGTTTCGTTGTGGACCAAATTTATGCCTATTTATTACATACCTACCAAATTCATCTGcttcaagaaaaataaaaaataaaaaacaaatttgtagaaataagtaaataaactaaatctatatgtatataatggagtaataaatttcaatttttattttcttttgaggATATTCACACGGTGATAACCTCCTTCTCTTCTGACAGTAAGGTCCATCCGTCCATActtcaaaaatataataattcaaaCAATAAATCTACGTAGTTGCATCAACCACAAATTAATTTGTATCAGCGAAGCGAAACACCATGAAAAATATCTCGGCCAataatctatgaattcacacactacaaaaaaacgtcGAAATACCGGCGGAATTACCGGCGGCGGACTTCCCGCCAGCAATTACCGGCGGCCCAACGACGGCGAAATAAGGCGGGTCGTTTGTATatatttaccggcggcattctcgccgccggtaattttaaataatttaatttaagtttaaatttaaataaatatgcacattaccggcggcattgccatcggtaattagcggcagcattttgccgccggtaattgtgaaattaaataaacGTCCAGATCCCCTTTTCACGCATTCACGCACAGCCTTCCCCTCAACCCTCCTCCCTCCCTGCCGCGCCTCCCACCCCCAGTCGCGGCCTCGCCCCACCCCCAGCCGCCGCTGCCGAGCCACCGCCACCGTCAGTCCACCGCCGCCGGCCAGCCACCCCTGCAGgtcttatttctctctctttctctt includes these proteins:
- the LOC131019843 gene encoding non-specific lipid-transfer protein 2-like translates to MAAMTKAMCVALIAAVMVAAAAPGAEAALGCGSVISYLSPCLPYVTNRGPLGGCCNGVKGLYGAARSTPDRQAACNCLKSLAATSGNINLSKAAGLPKQCNVNIPYQISPSTDCTKVR